One region of Halomonas huangheensis genomic DNA includes:
- a CDS encoding TRAP transporter small permease subunit — MRKNDADYLPKRLAGGAAVIAGYATLGLAILITFEVVARKVFSFSLQGADEIGGYVLATGVSFSLAYTLLERAHTRVDVLLGRFPVVVQGGLNALAMALLAAFSLFMLWRAAETLAETLEFGSLASTPLQTPLWIPQGLWVAGLGVFAALSTLLAVRAVVLLARGQVTQLNTEFGPRSAQDELNQAQQDYRGDEGDSTSVTSPGSQQT; from the coding sequence ATGAGAAAGAATGACGCTGATTATCTGCCGAAACGGTTGGCAGGTGGCGCTGCGGTAATTGCAGGTTATGCCACATTAGGCCTGGCGATATTGATCACATTTGAGGTGGTGGCGCGCAAGGTCTTTTCCTTTTCCCTCCAGGGGGCTGACGAGATTGGTGGATATGTGCTGGCGACAGGAGTCTCATTCAGCCTCGCTTACACCTTGTTGGAACGCGCTCATACCCGGGTGGATGTTCTGTTGGGACGTTTTCCGGTTGTAGTGCAGGGAGGGCTGAATGCGCTGGCCATGGCGCTGTTGGCCGCCTTTTCGCTGTTCATGTTGTGGAGAGCTGCTGAGACCCTGGCCGAGACGCTTGAGTTTGGTAGCCTGGCCAGTACGCCCTTGCAGACACCATTGTGGATTCCGCAGGGGTTGTGGGTTGCTGGGCTTGGCGTATTCGCGGCCTTGAGCACTCTGCTGGCGGTGAGAGCAGTGGTTCTGCTGGCAAGAGGGCAGGTAACTCAGCTCAATACCGAGTTCGGGCCGCGTTCGGCGCAGGACGAGTTGAACCAGGCACAGCAGGATTATCGAGGGGACGAGGGTGACTCCACATCCGTCACGTCTCCCGGGAGTCAGCAGACATGA
- a CDS encoding aspartate/glutamate racemase family protein produces MQRTLIGMLTPSSNTVLEPYTSALLQELAPSVTAHFQRFRVKEISLADAALAQFDPTAQLQAAELLNDAHMDVIAWNGTSASWLGFDTDQRLCTAITEATGVPATSSVLALNEILERTGVSRLGLVTPYLTDIQAAIIDNYRKAGIEVVAERHLNDRGNFSFSEYGEDTLAEMVRDVAAAQPQAITVLCTNLRGAGIVEELEREVGIPIYDSVSVTVWKTLVLSGIDPLRVRGWGGMFQDPRLAR; encoded by the coding sequence ATGCAACGCACGCTTATCGGAATGCTGACGCCTTCCTCCAATACGGTATTGGAGCCCTACACCTCCGCTCTTCTTCAGGAGCTGGCACCGTCCGTCACCGCGCATTTCCAGCGCTTCAGGGTCAAGGAAATTTCGCTGGCCGACGCGGCCCTGGCGCAGTTTGATCCAACAGCACAATTGCAAGCCGCTGAGCTGCTCAATGATGCCCACATGGATGTCATTGCCTGGAATGGCACTTCAGCCAGTTGGCTCGGATTCGACACTGATCAGCGGCTATGCACCGCCATCACCGAGGCGACCGGGGTGCCCGCAACGAGCAGTGTGCTCGCCTTGAACGAGATTCTGGAACGTACCGGCGTGAGTCGGCTGGGGCTGGTGACGCCTTATCTGACCGACATCCAGGCCGCGATCATTGATAACTACCGCAAAGCGGGAATCGAGGTGGTGGCTGAGCGCCACTTGAATGACCGCGGCAACTTCTCCTTCTCCGAATACGGTGAAGACACGCTCGCCGAGATGGTGCGAGATGTCGCTGCAGCTCAGCCTCAGGCGATCACGGTCCTGTGCACCAACTTGCGCGGCGCAGGGATCGTCGAGGAACTGGAGCGGGAAGTCGGCATCCCCATCTACGACTCCGTCAGCGTGACCGTGTGGAAGACATTGGTCCTGTCCGGCATCGACCCGCTAAGGGTTCGTGGTTGGGGAGGAATGTTTCAGGATCCGCGTCTGGCTCGGTGA
- a CDS encoding aspartate/glutamate racemase family protein — protein MQRKLIGMLTPSSNTVLEPYTSAMLQELAPDVTAHFQRFRVKEIALDAAALAQFDPTAQLEAAALLGDAHMDVIAWNGTSASWLGFERDRHLCAAIAETTGVPATSSVLALNEILARTGVERLGLVTPYLDEIQAEIIGHYHKAGVEVIAERHLNDRGNFSFSEYHEDILVDMVRDVARARPQAITILCTNLRGAGIVEALEKDIGIPIYDSVSVTVWKALIMANVDPARVRGWGGLFQDPRLTA, from the coding sequence ATGCAGCGCAAGCTCATCGGAATGCTGACACCGTCATCCAATACCGTGCTGGAACCCTACACGTCGGCAATGTTGCAGGAATTGGCACCTGATGTGACCGCTCACTTCCAGCGTTTCAGGGTCAAGGAAATCGCCCTGGATGCTGCCGCCCTTGCGCAGTTCGATCCGACAGCACAGTTGGAAGCCGCCGCACTGCTGGGTGATGCCCACATGGATGTCATTGCCTGGAACGGTACCTCGGCCAGTTGGCTGGGTTTCGAGAGAGACCGCCACTTATGTGCTGCGATTGCCGAAACGACAGGGGTGCCTGCAACGAGCAGCGTACTCGCATTGAATGAGATCCTGGCGCGGACCGGTGTGGAGCGTCTGGGACTGGTGACACCTTATCTCGACGAGATCCAGGCCGAGATCATCGGCCATTACCACAAGGCTGGCGTCGAGGTGATCGCTGAGCGTCACCTGAACGATCGCGGCAACTTTTCCTTCTCGGAGTACCACGAGGACATTCTCGTCGACATGGTCCGTGATGTGGCCAGAGCCCGGCCTCAGGCAATCACGATTCTGTGCACCAATCTGCGTGGTGCAGGAATTGTCGAGGCCCTGGAGAAGGATATCGGAATTCCCATCTACGACTCCGTCAGCGTGACAGTGTGGAAGGCACTGATCATGGCCAATGTTGACCCGGCAAGGGTCCGTGGCTGGGGAGGGCTGTTCCAGGACCCGCGCCTGACGGCGTGA
- the hydA gene encoding dihydropyrimidinase, which translates to MKRFDTLIKNGLIITAADRYTADIGIRDGRIVALGQEPGEADETIDADGLWVMPGGIDAHCHLDQPLGDGAVMADDFDTGTRSAACGGTTTVIPFAAQFKGQSLRAAVADYHQRSEGKAWVDYAFHMIVTDPTEKVLKEELPALIEEGYSSFKIYLTYDDLKLNDREVLNVLALARREGGMVMVHAENADCIAYLTELLEEQGKTAPYFHAEAHSSIAEREATHRAISLAELIDVPVLIVHVSGPEAIEQIRWAQGRGLRVYGETCPQYLMLTADDLDQPGFDGAMCVCSPPPRDPAAQEAVWQALETGVFQVFSSDHAPFRYDDPKGKKLNGESASFTHIPNGIPGLETRLSILFSEGVIKERIDATRFVALTATNPAKIYGLYPRKGTIAIGSDADITLWDPRARSTVRNQDLHHAVDYTPYEGLELIGRPVLTLCRGTVVSRDGAPAGSPGYGQFLECERPQPARPRGMSKGF; encoded by the coding sequence ATGAAAAGGTTCGATACCCTGATCAAGAATGGGCTGATCATTACGGCTGCCGATCGCTACACCGCGGATATTGGTATTCGAGATGGCCGTATTGTTGCTTTGGGTCAGGAGCCCGGTGAGGCGGACGAGACGATCGACGCTGACGGGCTTTGGGTGATGCCTGGTGGGATTGATGCGCACTGTCATCTTGACCAGCCGCTGGGGGATGGAGCGGTGATGGCCGACGACTTCGATACCGGGACGCGTTCAGCAGCATGCGGCGGGACGACCACAGTGATTCCCTTTGCGGCCCAGTTCAAGGGCCAGAGTTTGAGGGCTGCTGTGGCGGATTACCACCAGCGTAGCGAAGGCAAGGCCTGGGTCGACTATGCCTTCCACATGATCGTCACGGATCCCACCGAGAAGGTGCTGAAGGAGGAACTCCCCGCATTGATTGAAGAGGGGTACAGCTCGTTCAAGATCTATCTGACCTATGACGATCTCAAACTCAATGATCGTGAGGTACTCAACGTGCTGGCGCTGGCGCGCCGTGAGGGCGGCATGGTGATGGTGCATGCAGAGAATGCTGACTGCATTGCCTATCTCACCGAACTGCTTGAGGAACAGGGAAAAACCGCTCCATACTTTCATGCTGAGGCTCACTCATCCATCGCTGAACGTGAGGCCACTCATCGTGCTATTTCGTTGGCCGAGTTGATCGATGTTCCTGTGTTGATTGTGCATGTCTCAGGCCCGGAGGCCATCGAGCAGATTCGCTGGGCCCAGGGGCGTGGCTTGAGGGTCTACGGTGAAACCTGTCCCCAGTATCTGATGTTGACGGCGGATGACCTGGATCAACCAGGATTCGATGGCGCCATGTGTGTATGTAGCCCGCCACCCCGAGATCCCGCTGCCCAGGAAGCTGTCTGGCAAGCGCTCGAGACAGGGGTCTTTCAGGTGTTCTCATCGGACCACGCGCCATTTCGCTATGACGACCCGAAGGGCAAGAAGCTCAATGGTGAGTCGGCAAGCTTCACTCATATCCCCAACGGGATCCCGGGACTGGAGACACGACTATCGATCCTGTTCTCCGAAGGAGTGATCAAGGAACGCATCGATGCCACTCGCTTTGTGGCCTTGACGGCGACCAATCCGGCGAAGATCTATGGGCTCTATCCCCGCAAGGGCACAATTGCTATCGGCAGTGATGCCGACATCACCCTGTGGGATCCTCGAGCACGCTCTACCGTGCGTAATCAGGACCTGCATCATGCGGTTGACTACACACCCTACGAAGGGCTGGAGTTGATCGGCAGGCCGGTGTTGACCCTTTGCCGTGGCACGGTGGTATCCCGCGACGGCGCCCCGGCAGGGAGCCCGGGCTATGGACAGTTCCTCGAATGCGAGCGACCACAACCGGCACGTCCGCGGGGCATGAGTAAGGGCTTCTGA
- a CDS encoding TRAP transporter substrate-binding protein, which yields MPIMTPRTIALGGTLAAGMLVTGLTQASDTLLRTVGNFSGNKLHVEEVERPFFTELDAMDGLKVVYNPMDAIGVEAADALRLLRSGAFDVMSVQIGMASRDEPFFEGIDLAGVAADLETQREVVNAVREKFDERLQERFNAKVMTLWPFGPQMMFCNGDIESVDDLAGKKVRVFTPSMSRLVEGLGAIPVTLQFSEVYLALQRGVADCGVTAPSAGNNGKWPEVTDRFVPLPLAYSVQGHFMNLDTWNGLDETQQQELSEAFSRLDDQLWQLAHDVNDDAIACNTGQQSCSGHEAYDMQLVEIDPDSRRLVESIASEAVLPVWAETCSKQYAACVEDWNATVGEVTGLSIQ from the coding sequence ATGCCAATCATGACTCCCAGGACAATTGCGCTCGGCGGAACACTTGCCGCTGGCATGCTGGTAACAGGGCTGACACAGGCCAGCGACACCCTGTTGCGCACGGTCGGCAACTTCTCCGGCAACAAGCTGCATGTCGAGGAGGTCGAGCGGCCCTTCTTCACCGAGCTCGATGCCATGGACGGTCTGAAGGTCGTCTACAACCCGATGGACGCGATTGGTGTCGAGGCCGCCGACGCCTTGCGTCTGCTTCGCTCTGGCGCCTTTGATGTCATGTCGGTACAGATCGGTATGGCCTCACGCGATGAGCCCTTTTTCGAAGGAATCGATCTGGCCGGGGTAGCCGCCGATCTGGAGACTCAGCGAGAGGTGGTGAACGCGGTACGCGAGAAGTTTGACGAGCGCCTGCAGGAGCGCTTCAACGCCAAGGTAATGACGCTTTGGCCCTTTGGGCCTCAAATGATGTTCTGCAATGGTGATATCGAGAGTGTCGATGATCTCGCCGGCAAGAAGGTCCGTGTGTTCACTCCCTCCATGTCGCGGCTGGTGGAAGGCCTCGGGGCGATCCCTGTGACGCTGCAGTTCAGCGAGGTCTACCTGGCCTTGCAACGAGGCGTTGCCGATTGCGGTGTGACGGCACCATCCGCCGGCAACAACGGCAAATGGCCGGAAGTCACCGATCGCTTCGTGCCGTTGCCGCTGGCGTATTCGGTGCAGGGACATTTCATGAATCTGGATACCTGGAATGGCCTTGATGAGACGCAGCAGCAGGAACTCAGCGAGGCATTCTCACGCCTGGACGATCAGCTGTGGCAGTTGGCCCACGATGTCAACGACGACGCCATTGCCTGCAACACCGGCCAGCAGAGCTGCTCAGGCCATGAGGCCTACGATATGCAGCTGGTGGAGATCGATCCGGATTCCCGCAGGTTGGTCGAGTCGATTGCCAGCGAGGCAGTGCTGCCGGTGTGGGCCGAGACCTGCAGCAAGCAGTACGCAGCCTGCGTTGAGGACTGGAATGCCACCGTCGGTGAGGTTACCGGCCTGAGCATCCAGTAA
- a CDS encoding TRAP transporter substrate-binding protein: MPTMITRGAIAGVALVAGVAMADQSRAETALRVVGNFSGNTLHVEGVERPFFDELNSRNDLSVVYNTMDAIGVEAADALRLIRSGAFDVMSVQIGMASRDEPFFEGIDLAGVAADLDTQRAAVNAVRESFDERLQERFNAKLMTLWPFGPQMMFCNGDIESVDDLAGKKVRVFTPSMSRLVEGLGAIPVTLQFSEVYLALQRGVADCGVTAPSAGNNGKWPEVTDRFVPLPLSYSVQGHFMNLDTWNSFDETQQQELSEAFARLETQMWELAYRVNDDAIACNTGQESCADHQVYDMALVEIDPDSRAHIEQLTEDVVLPKWAEDCGRQYPDCAAVWNQTVGAATDLTIQ, translated from the coding sequence ATGCCAACAATGATAACCAGGGGTGCCATCGCAGGAGTTGCTCTCGTCGCGGGGGTGGCGATGGCCGATCAGTCCCGGGCGGAGACTGCGCTACGAGTCGTCGGCAACTTTTCCGGTAACACATTACACGTGGAAGGTGTTGAGCGACCGTTCTTCGACGAGCTGAATTCTCGCAATGACCTTTCTGTCGTCTACAACACCATGGATGCCATTGGTGTCGAAGCTGCCGATGCCTTGCGGCTGATTCGTTCAGGTGCCTTTGATGTGATGTCGGTACAGATCGGGATGGCCTCCCGCGACGAGCCCTTTTTCGAGGGGATCGACCTGGCCGGTGTGGCGGCTGATCTGGATACTCAGAGAGCGGCTGTGAACGCAGTGCGCGAGAGCTTTGACGAGCGACTTCAGGAGCGTTTCAACGCCAAGCTGATGACGCTCTGGCCCTTTGGTCCCCAGATGATGTTCTGCAATGGCGACATCGAGAGTGTCGACGACCTTGCCGGCAAGAAGGTTCGTGTATTCACCCCATCCATGTCGCGACTCGTGGAAGGCCTGGGCGCCATCCCCGTGACTCTACAGTTCAGCGAAGTCTATCTGGCGCTGCAGCGAGGTGTCGCCGATTGTGGAGTGACGGCACCATCTGCCGGAAACAATGGAAAATGGCCAGAGGTTACCGACCGCTTTGTACCGCTGCCGCTGTCTTATTCGGTGCAGGGTCACTTCATGAATCTGGATACCTGGAACAGCTTTGATGAGACACAGCAACAGGAGCTGAGTGAAGCATTTGCGCGTCTGGAAACGCAGATGTGGGAGCTGGCGTATCGAGTCAATGACGATGCCATTGCCTGTAATACTGGCCAGGAAAGCTGTGCCGACCATCAAGTCTATGACATGGCACTGGTCGAGATTGACCCGGACTCACGAGCACATATTGAACAGCTTACCGAGGATGTAGTGTTGCCGAAATGGGCTGAGGATTGTGGTAGGCAATATCCTGATTGCGCCGCAGTCTGGAACCAGACCGTAGGTGCCGCTACCGACCTGACCATCCAGTAG
- a CDS encoding TRAP transporter small permease subunit yields MESRSPYWLARSLAHGAAVAAGYAVLVLSLLITFEVIARKLFSFSLQGVDEIGGYVLAIGVSFSFAYALLHRAHTRVDVLLARLPGKAQAPLNALAMLMLAGFSLFMLWRAVETLIETLEFGSLASTPLQTPLWLPQSLWVLGLGVFAVLTSLLALHALRQLFSGRFLALNSDYGPRNTQDELDEARHDYALQDQADDLTTTPQRKAS; encoded by the coding sequence ATGGAATCCCGAAGTCCCTACTGGTTAGCTCGTAGTCTGGCGCATGGTGCAGCCGTGGCTGCCGGCTACGCCGTGCTGGTCCTGTCACTGCTGATCACCTTCGAGGTGATCGCACGCAAGCTGTTCAGCTTTTCGTTGCAGGGTGTGGATGAGATCGGCGGTTATGTGCTGGCGATCGGTGTCTCGTTCAGTTTTGCATACGCCCTGTTGCATCGCGCCCATACCCGGGTCGACGTGCTGCTGGCCAGACTGCCGGGCAAGGCGCAGGCACCACTCAATGCCCTGGCCATGTTGATGCTGGCCGGCTTCTCACTGTTCATGCTGTGGCGGGCCGTCGAGACGCTGATCGAGACACTGGAGTTCGGCAGTCTCGCCAGCACCCCGCTGCAGACCCCGCTATGGCTCCCGCAGAGCCTCTGGGTTCTGGGGCTGGGAGTCTTCGCTGTGCTGACCAGCCTGCTTGCTCTGCATGCCCTGAGGCAGTTGTTCAGCGGTCGGTTCCTCGCGCTCAACAGCGACTACGGACCCCGCAATACCCAGGATGAGTTGGACGAAGCTCGGCATGACTATGCGCTGCAGGATCAGGCCGACGACTTGACCACCACGCCGCAGAGGAAAGCGTCATGA
- a CDS encoding TRAP transporter large permease, translating into MMGAFEVLVGFLIMLGMMAIGVHVAVAIFSVALIGTLTYLGMPLLYSFGDTLWGTLNDFILTSIPLFILLGELLLRSGITDRMYHALSVWLNRLPGGLLHTNIGASSVFAAMSGSSVATAATIGTVALPAFSERGYSERLALGTLAAGATLGILIPPSINMIIYGAITNTSIGKLFIAGILPGMALAGAFMLIIMAISVLRPGVAGRAEERIPFRARLAALLDLLPPACVFAIVMGSIYSGWATPTEAAALGVVAALALSVINRKLSWPMLHECFLSMARTTAMIMLIIVAAFFLNYIVGILGIPHALTQWVAELGLSPIGLILALVVFYLVLGCFLETLSMMIATVPIVVPMVVQFGFDPVWFGIFLVIMMEISLITPPIGMNLYVVQGVRGRGSISDVMLGSLPFLAIMLLFVGLIILWPGLVLWLPEAMG; encoded by the coding sequence ATGATGGGAGCATTCGAAGTTCTGGTCGGCTTCTTGATCATGCTCGGCATGATGGCAATTGGTGTGCACGTGGCGGTGGCGATATTTTCGGTAGCCCTGATCGGCACGCTGACGTATCTGGGGATGCCATTGTTGTATTCGTTTGGCGATACCCTCTGGGGAACACTCAATGACTTCATCCTGACATCGATTCCACTTTTCATCCTGTTGGGAGAACTGCTGCTGCGAAGTGGCATAACCGATCGCATGTACCATGCTCTGTCAGTCTGGTTGAATCGTTTGCCTGGTGGGCTGTTGCATACCAATATTGGTGCATCGTCGGTCTTTGCTGCGATGTCAGGATCGTCCGTAGCTACCGCAGCGACGATCGGCACGGTGGCATTACCGGCATTTTCGGAACGAGGTTACAGTGAGCGTCTGGCGCTGGGTACCCTTGCCGCCGGGGCAACGCTGGGAATCCTGATCCCACCCAGCATCAACATGATCATCTATGGGGCGATTACCAATACTTCCATAGGTAAGCTGTTCATTGCCGGTATTCTGCCGGGCATGGCGCTTGCGGGGGCCTTCATGCTGATCATCATGGCGATCAGTGTGTTACGACCGGGAGTGGCCGGCAGGGCTGAGGAGCGCATACCGTTTCGGGCGCGCCTTGCCGCATTGCTGGATCTGCTTCCCCCGGCCTGTGTCTTTGCCATCGTCATGGGCAGCATCTATAGCGGTTGGGCGACGCCTACTGAAGCTGCAGCGCTTGGGGTAGTGGCGGCGCTGGCGCTGTCGGTGATCAACCGTAAGCTCAGCTGGCCGATGCTGCATGAGTGTTTTCTGTCGATGGCGCGTACCACGGCGATGATCATGCTGATTATCGTGGCGGCATTCTTCCTCAACTACATCGTTGGTATTCTCGGTATTCCTCATGCCTTGACCCAATGGGTGGCGGAGTTGGGACTTTCTCCTATTGGTCTCATTCTGGCATTGGTGGTCTTTTACCTGGTGCTGGGCTGTTTCCTTGAGACCCTGTCGATGATGATTGCCACAGTTCCCATCGTTGTGCCGATGGTAGTGCAGTTCGGTTTTGATCCGGTATGGTTCGGAATATTCCTTGTCATCATGATGGAAATCTCTCTGATAACGCCACCCATTGGAATGAACCTTTATGTGGTGCAAGGGGTGCGTGGTCGGGGCTCCATTTCTGATGTGATGCTCGGTAGTCTGCCATTCCTGGCGATCATGCTGCTGTTCGTTGGACTGATTATATTGTGGCCAGGACTTGTCTTGTGGCTACCGGAGGCCATGGGCTGA